From one Solanum stenotomum isolate F172 chromosome 12, ASM1918654v1, whole genome shotgun sequence genomic stretch:
- the LOC125847220 gene encoding uncharacterized protein LOC125847220, giving the protein MPGYAKLMKDLVTKKKAVSFESDERLQHCSAISTRSLVQNKEDPRAFTITCTISKMHFAKALCDLGASINLMPLSNYKKLGLGAPKPIAMHLLMADRTVKIPLECFKLSL; this is encoded by the coding sequence atgcctgggtatgcaaagcTCATGAAGGACTTGGTGACCAAAAAGAAGGCTGTCAGTTTTGAGAGCGATGAGAggttgcagcattgtagtgccaTTTCTACGAGGTCACTGGTACAAAATAAAGAGGATCCTAGAGCTTTCACTATTACATGCACCATCAGTAAGATGCACTTTGCGAAAGctttgtgtgatttgggtgccAGTATTAACTTGATGCCATTGTCGaattataagaagttgggtttaggagCTCCAAAACCAATCGCGATGCATTTACTTATGGCTGATAGAACTGTGAAAATCCCATTGGAGTGCTTCAAGTTGTCCTTGTGA